The following coding sequences are from one Bufo bufo chromosome 2, aBufBuf1.1, whole genome shotgun sequence window:
- the SMIM15 gene encoding small integral membrane protein 15, which produces MIDIKAWAEYIVEWAAKDPYGFLTTVILALTPLFLASAVLSWKLAKMIEAKEREQKKKQKRQENIAKAKRTKKD; this is translated from the coding sequence ATGATTGACATAAAGGCCTGGGCCGAGTACATAGTGGAATGGGCTGCCAAAGACCCTTACGGCTTTCTAACGACTGTGATCCTGGCCCTCACCCCGCTGTTCCTAGCGAGTGCAGTACTCTCCTGGAAACTGGCAAAGATGATCGAGGCCAAAGAACGAGAGCAGAAGAAGAAACAGAAACGTCAAGAAAATATTGCAAAAGCCAAGAGGACGAAGAAAGACTGA